A section of the Arcobacter roscoffensis genome encodes:
- a CDS encoding aldehyde dehydrogenase family protein — translation MIYSKPQYKAQYENFIGGEWLAPKSGEYFENISPVDGEALTRIPRSNEEDVDAAVAAASKAFESFKHTSVIERSNLLNKIADAIEGNLEALAIAETLDNGKTIRETLNADVPLVVDHFRYFASVIRAESGTVADLDENTISQEVYEPYGVVAQIIPWNFPLLMAAWKLAPALAAGNCVVMKPASATPMSILVLMETIADVLPAGAINIINGAGGKIGKHLSTHPDIKKVGFTGETTTGQLIMQYATENIIPSTLELGGKSPNIFMESIMDADDEFFDKAIEGLVLFAFNSGEVCTCPSRALIQESIYEPFMERVLERVKAIKLGDPLDTDNMMGAQCSLAQKEKIAEYIKIGKEEGAECLIGGDILESEKYPNGFYIQPTLFKGHNKMRIFQEEIFGPVLAVTTFKTEEEALEIANDTIYGLGSGVWSRDAHQLHKFSRGIEAGRVWVNCYHLYPSHASFGGYKKSGIGRETHMMMLNSYRHTKNILTSYSKDALGFF, via the coding sequence ATGATTTATAGTAAACCGCAGTACAAAGCTCAATATGAGAACTTTATTGGTGGAGAATGGCTAGCTCCAAAAAGTGGAGAGTATTTTGAAAATATTTCACCTGTTGATGGAGAAGCATTAACAAGAATTCCTAGATCAAATGAAGAAGATGTTGATGCGGCAGTTGCAGCAGCTAGTAAAGCTTTTGAATCATTTAAACACACTTCTGTAATAGAAAGAAGTAACTTATTAAATAAAATTGCTGATGCAATTGAGGGTAACTTAGAAGCTTTAGCAATTGCTGAAACTTTAGATAATGGTAAAACTATTAGAGAAACATTAAATGCTGATGTTCCTTTAGTTGTAGATCACTTCAGATACTTTGCATCTGTAATTAGAGCTGAGTCTGGAACTGTTGCAGATTTAGATGAAAACACTATTTCTCAAGAAGTATATGAGCCATACGGAGTTGTTGCTCAAATTATTCCTTGGAACTTCCCATTATTAATGGCAGCTTGGAAATTAGCTCCTGCATTAGCAGCAGGTAACTGTGTAGTTATGAAGCCAGCAAGTGCTACTCCAATGTCAATCTTAGTATTAATGGAAACAATTGCAGATGTATTACCAGCAGGTGCAATCAATATTATTAATGGTGCAGGTGGAAAAATTGGTAAACACTTATCAACTCACCCAGACATCAAAAAAGTTGGATTTACAGGTGAAACTACAACTGGTCAGTTAATTATGCAATATGCAACTGAAAATATTATTCCATCAACATTAGAATTAGGTGGTAAGTCACCAAACATCTTTATGGAATCAATTATGGATGCTGATGATGAATTCTTTGATAAAGCAATTGAAGGTTTAGTATTATTCGCATTTAACTCTGGTGAAGTTTGTACTTGTCCATCAAGAGCATTAATCCAAGAATCAATCTATGAGCCGTTTATGGAAAGAGTTCTTGAGAGAGTTAAAGCTATTAAATTAGGTGATCCATTAGATACTGATAATATGATGGGTGCTCAATGTTCATTAGCTCAAAAAGAGAAAATTGCTGAGTATATTAAAATTGGTAAAGAAGAAGGTGCTGAGTGTCTAATTGGTGGAGATATTTTAGAGTCTGAAAAATATCCAAATGGATTCTATATTCAACCAACATTATTCAAAGGTCACAACAAAATGAGAATCTTCCAAGAAGAAATCTTTGGACCTGTACTTGCTGTTACTACATTTAAAACAGAAGAAGAAGCATTAGAAATTGCAAATGATACTATCTACGGATTAGGTTCAGGTGTATGGTCAAGAGATGCTCACCAATTACATAAATTCTCAAGAGGAATTGAAGCTGGTAGAGTATGGGTGAATTGTTACCACTTATACCCATCACATGCATCATTTGGTGGATATAAAAAATCAGGTATCGGTAGAGAAACTCACATGATGATGTTAAACTCTTACAGACACACAAAAAATATCTTAACTTCTTACAGCAAAGATGCTTTAGGATTCTTTTAA